A genomic stretch from Dissulfurispira thermophila includes:
- the radC gene encoding RadC family protein, whose product MSEQKIKHWPENERPRERLIKYGAESLSDAQLLAIILRTGSEGKGVLDLSISLIDVFKNLRNIDAASISELSSMKGLGIAKIAQIKAAFELGKRLMRESSDGKPVFYSSHAIYSYFAPRFKNLKKEFFISVLLDVKNRLIRECKISEGTLTNSIIHPREAFREAIKESAASIIFIHNHPSGDPTPSRDDIAITERLKNTGDIIGINVLDHVIIGDGKYISLKEKGVL is encoded by the coding sequence ATGTCTGAACAAAAGATAAAACACTGGCCTGAGAACGAGAGGCCGAGGGAGAGGCTTATTAAATATGGTGCTGAGAGTCTTTCGGATGCGCAACTCCTTGCAATTATTCTACGAACAGGTAGCGAAGGAAAAGGAGTATTAGACCTCTCAATATCACTTATTGATGTATTCAAAAACCTGAGAAATATAGATGCTGCATCAATATCAGAGCTTTCCTCTATGAAAGGTCTCGGTATCGCAAAAATCGCCCAGATCAAGGCAGCCTTTGAACTCGGGAAAAGATTAATGAGAGAGTCTTCTGATGGCAAACCTGTATTTTATTCGAGCCATGCCATTTACTCTTATTTTGCTCCGAGGTTTAAAAATCTTAAAAAGGAATTTTTTATAAGTGTTCTTTTGGATGTAAAAAATAGGCTTATAAGGGAGTGCAAGATTTCTGAGGGAACACTTACTAATTCTATCATACATCCAAGGGAGGCATTCAGAGAGGCAATAAAAGAATCAGCAGCATCTATTATATTTATTCATAATCATCCAAGTGGTGACCCTACACCAAGTAGAGATGACATTGCAATCACTGAAAGATTAAAAAACACAGGGGACATAATTGGTATAAATGTACTTGACCATGTGATTATAGGTGATGGGAAATATATAAGCCTTAAAGAGAAAGGCGTATTATGA
- a CDS encoding FmdB family zinc ribbon protein codes for MPAYDYKCDKCGETFSLIMSISEKETKKVKCPKCKSVKVKPVYSGFFAVTSKKS; via the coding sequence ATGCCAGCATATGATTACAAATGCGATAAGTGTGGAGAGACCTTTTCTTTGATTATGAGTATTAGTGAAAAGGAGACAAAGAAGGTAAAATGTCCTAAGTGTAAGAGTGTGAAAGTTAAGCCTGTCTACTCAGGATTTTTTGCTGTAACATCAAAGAAGTCATAA